Proteins encoded together in one Prunus dulcis chromosome 3, ALMONDv2, whole genome shotgun sequence window:
- the LOC117622374 gene encoding tryptophan synthase beta chain 2: MATHSLFSANSLHNKPSSGTHIKVEEKWLGFTALDRKPTHLKLSNGCRARAALNADPRSIEIPRQWYNLIADLPVKPPPPLHPKTFEPVKPEDLSPLFPDELIKQEASNERFIDIPDEVRDVYRLWRPSPLIRAKRLEKLLDTPARIYYKYEGVSPAGSHKPNTAVPQVWYNAQQGIKKVVTETGAGQWGSALAFACSLFGLECEVWQVRASYDQKPYRRLMMQTWGAKVHPSPSNLTEAGRKILQMDPSSPGSLGIAISEAVEIAAMNADTKYCLGSVLNHVLHHQTVIGEECLKQMEAIGETPDFIIGCTGGGSNFAGLSFPFIREKLKGKMNPVIRAVEPAACPSLTKGVYTYDYGDTAGMTPLMKMHTLGHDFIPDPIHAGGLRYHGMAPLISHVYELGYMEAIAIPQIECFEGAIQFARSEGLIPAPEPTHAIAATIREALNCRETGEAKVILTAMCGHGHFDLPAYDNYLQGKLVDLSFEEEKIQASLARVPRVGG, translated from the exons ATGGCCACCCACAGCCTCTTCTCTGCAAATTCACTTCACAATAAACCTTCATCAGGCACGCACATCAAAG TTGAGGAGAAATGGCTTGGATTTACTGCACTTGATAGAAAGCCAACGCATCTGAAACTTTCAAATGGATGTAGAGCAAGAGCAGCTCTCAATGCTGATCCAAGATCAATTGAAATCCCTCGTCAATGGTACAACCTGATTGCAGATCTTCCTGTAAAACCTCCTCCTCCATTGCATCCCAAGACCTTTGAACCGGTAAAACCTGAGGATTTGTCTCCTCTCTTTCCTGATGAGTTGATTAAGCAGGAGGCAAGCAATGAAAGATTCATAGATATTCCAGATGAAGTTCGTGATGTATACAGGCTTTGGCGCCCGTCCCCTCTCATTAG GGCCAAGAGGTTGGAGAAGCTTCTTGACACGCCTGCAAGAATTTACTACAAATATGAAGGTGTCAGCCCTGCTGGATCACACAAGCCGAACACTGCAGTTCCACAAGTGTGGTATAATGCACAGCAAGGCATCAAGAAGGTTGTGACAGAAACAGGAGCTGGTCAATGGGGAAGTGCATTGGCTTTTGCATGCAGCTTATTTGGTCTTGAGTGTGAG GTGTGGCAAGTGCGTGCTTCTTATGATCAAAAACCATATCGCAGATTGATGATGCAAACTTGGGGTGCAAAGGTACACCCATCTCCATCTAACTTAACCGAAGCAGGTAGAAAAATCCTACAAATGGATCCATCCAGCCCAGGAAGTTTAGGGATAGCTATATCTGAAGCCGTTGAGATTGCAGCCATGAATGCTGATACTAAATACTGTCTCGGAAGTGTTCTCAATCATGTTTTGCATCACCAGACAGTAATAGGTGAGGAGTGCCTAAAACAAATGGAGGCGATAGGTGAAACCCCAGACTTTATCATAGGATGTACCGGCGGAGGATCCAATTTTGCAGGGCTAAGTTTCCCGTTCATCAGGGAGAAGCTGAAAGGGAAAATGAACCCTGTAATAAGAGCAGTTGAACCTGCAGCATGCCCTTCACTAACTAAAGGGGTATACACATATGATTATGGTGATACAGCAGGGATGACCCCACTAATGAAGATGCATACGCTCGGGCACGACTTCATCCCTGACCCAATTCATGCTG GAGGATTGCGCTACCATGGCATGGCACCGTTGATTTCACATGTGTACGAACTGGGTTACATGGAAGCAATTGCAATTCCCCAGATTGAGTGCTTTGAAG GTGCTATACAATTTGCTAGATCAGAAGGATTGATACCAGCGCCGGAGCCTACTCATGCCATAGCTGCTACCATTAGGGAAGCACTGAATTGTAGAGAAACTGGAGAAGCCAAAGTCATTCTCACAGCAATGTGTGGACATGGCCATTTTGATTTGCCAGCTTATGATAACTATCTGCAAGGAAAGCTGGTTGACTTGTCATTTGAGGAGGAGAAGATACAAGCATCATTGGCCAGAGTTCCCAGAGTAGGGGGTTGA
- the LOC117623479 gene encoding protein translation factor SUI1 homolog 2-like has translation MSELDVQIPTAFDPFAEANAEDSGAGTKEYVHIRIQQRNGRKSLTTVQGLKKEFSYNKILKDLKKEFCCNGTVVQDPEQGQVIQLQGDQRKNVSSFLVQAGIVKKDNIKIHGF, from the exons ATGTCTGAGCTCGACGTCCAAATTCCCACTGCCTTTG ATCCGTTTGCTGAGGCAAATGCTGAGGATTCAGGTGCTGGAACAAAAGAGTATGTGCACATTCGGATACAGCAACGAAATGGTAGGAAAAGCCTGACAACCGTGCAGGGACTGAAAAAGGAATTTAGCTACAACAAAATACTCAAAGACCTTAAGAAGGAATTTTGCTGCAATGGTACAGTTGTCCAGGACCCAGAGCAAGGGCAG GTCATTCAACTTCAAGGTGATCAAAGAAAGAATGTATCTAGTTTCCTAGTCCAG GCTGGCATTGTGAAGAAGGACAATATCAAAATTCATGGTTTCTGA
- the LOC117623478 gene encoding uncharacterized protein LOC117623478 → MYVTRPLSMYRKSPSTLSIKPPDAPHSGYVVITDEEAESKNTSCWGLCKRGKVKKLPFPQDKILTIVYTSEYQEATATKVWFIPVLDQPLSSNCYYVIRANGRHKGKACRCSRERDMTNCCIRGFLRDKKPKVLNFRDIYQQVKIHRHQGGGFFAESVAPDGVPPKFLKKKGWKVRSSSMYRNQLTDALGLDASLRSRLPDFNFPIFRKCSASSVVGRWYCPFAFVREKATIRHQMKKSKFYRITLEQWWEEIYSRGNVNNEGNVVNVSVDVQREVALVSATEAVKDDRNGRTGFTWFKAYNPRCKKVVSVGLSSAIVQNMRWVLEAGGWVNGDEMDVRVERVEEITGENRWTKFGCYVMVESFSLRRMDGSLAWRSDFRHTDKIRCKWE, encoded by the exons ATGTATGTAACAAGGCCTCTTTCCATGTACCGGAAATCTCCAAGCACCCTTTCCATAAAGCCACCTGATGCTCCACATTCAGGTTATGTGGTGATCACAGATGAAGAGGCGGAGTCGAAAAACACATCTTGTTGGGGCCTTTGCAAGCGTGGGAAAGTGAAAAAACTACCCTTCCCACAGGACAAGATTCTGACCATTGTTTATACATCCGAGTACCAAGAGGCAACCGCGACGAAGGTCTGGTTCATCCCAGTTCTTGATCAACCTCTGTCTTCTAACTGCTACTATGTTATCAGAGCAAATGGCAGGCACAAAGG GAAAGCATGCAGATGTTCTAGAGAGAGGGACATGACCAACTGCTGCATTAGAGGTTTCTTGAGAGACAAAAAACCTAaggttttaaattttagaGACATATACCAACAAGTTAAGATTCATCGCCATCAAGGTGGTGGTTTTTTTGCCGAGTCTGTAGCTCCTGATGGTGTTCCTCCAAAATTcctaaagaaaaaaggatggAAAGTGCGTAGCTCAAGTATGTACCGGAATCAATTAACTGATGCTTTAGGCCTTGACGCCTCCCTCCGGTCTCGTCTTCCGGACTTCAATTTTCCCATATTTAGAAAGTGTTCGGCTTCTAGTGTTGTGGGGAGATGGTACTGTCCATTTGCatttgtgagagagaaagcaaCCATAAGACACCAGATGAAGAAGTCCAAGTTTTACAGAATAACTCTTGAGCAATGGTGGGAAGAGATTTACTCTCGTGGGAATGTTAACAATGAAGGAAATGTTGTGAATGTGAGTGTAGATGTGCAAAGGGAAGTGGCTTTGGTATCTGCCACAGAAGCCGTGAAGGACGATAGGAATGGCCGTACTGGGTTCACCTGGTTCAAAGCTTATAACCCACGTTGCAAGAAAGTGGTGAGTGTAGGTTTGAGTTCAGCAATTGTTCAGAATATGAGATGGGTTTTAGAGGCAGGAGGATGGGTTAATGGGGATGAAATGGATGTAAGAGTGGAGAGGGTAGAAGAGATTACAGGTGAGAATAGGTGGACGAAGTTTGGCTGTTATGTTATGGTGGAGAGTTTCTCCTTGAGAAGAATGGATGGAAGTTTGGCTTGGAGATCTGATTTTAGGCACACTGATAAGATTCGATGTAAATGGGAATAA